One genomic window of Chlamydiales bacterium includes the following:
- a CDS encoding GxxExxY protein, with translation IIGAAIEVHKVLGGPGLLESVYESALCHELSLQGLQIQTQVPVNVTFKGCKIREPLYLDILNGVERIINDKL, from the coding sequence AAATTATTGGAGCAGCTATTGAAGTCCATAAGGTGCTTGGAGGGCCTGGTTTGCTTGAAAGTGTATATGAGTCTGCATTATGTCATGAATTGTCGTTGCAAGGATTGCAAATTCAAACACAAGTCCCTGTAAATGTAACATTCAAAGGGTGTAAAATTAGAGAACCACTTTATTTGGATATCCTAAACGGTGTAGAACGCATCATAAATGATAAATTATAA